TTTGAGAAAGTGCGCACCTCTCTTCGTCGTCTGCGCCGTCTTGGCATGATCATCCATATCGGCGATACCGGTAAGTTCAGCATCAGTGAAGCGGTATTCCGCTTTGGCGCTGACGTTCGCGTTGGCGATGACATGCGTGAAGCGCAGCTTCGCCTCATCCGCGACGGTGAAGCGGTGGTGCATACCAAAGAGCCAACACAAGGCAGCCTATTGGGTGATGAAGACGATAGTGAATTTAACGAGCAAGCAGAATTAGAGGGTGAAGCATGATTGAAAGAGGTAAGTATCAATCGCTGACCATGGTCAACTGGAACGGCTTCTTTGCTCGTACTTTTGATATCGATGGTCTGGTGACGACTCTCTCGGGCGGCAACGGCGCGGGTAAATCGACCACCATGGCGGCATTTATCACCGCTTTGATCCCTGATCAAAGCTTGCTGCATTTTCGCAATACCACTGAGGCGGGGAGTAGCCAAGCCTCACGCGATAAAGGCCTCTACGGTAAATTGCAGCCAGGTGCGTGCTATGCGGCGCTGGATGTGGTGAACTCGCGCAACCAACGTTTGCTGTTTGCAGTGAAACTGCAGCAAGTGGCAGGGCGCGATAAAAAAGTCGACATCAAACCGTTTGTGATTCAAGGCTTGCCGAGCCATGTGAAGCCGACCGATGTGCTGATTGAAACCGTTTCGTCAACTCAGGCTCGCGTGCGCCAATTGAATGATGTGAAAGAGTGTGTTGGCCAGTTTGAAGGCGCGCATTTTAAATCGTTCCCATCGATTGTCGATTACCACTCGCAAATGTTTGAGTTTGGCGTGATCCCGAAAAAGCTGCGTAACTCAAGTGACCGCTCTAAGTTCTACCGCCTGATTGAAGCCTCGCTTTATGGGGGTATCTCAAGCGCAATCACCCGCTCTTTGCGCGATTATCTCTTACCGCAAAACGGTGGGGTGAAAAAAGCCTTCCAAGACATGGAATCGGCTCTGCGCGAAAACCGCATGACGCTGGAAGCGATCAAAACCACGCAGGCGGATCGTGATCTGTTCAAACACCTGATCACCGAATCAACCAACTACGTGGCCGCCGACTACATGCGCCACGCCAACGATCGCCGCAACAAGTTAGAACAAACCCTTTCTCTGCGCTCTGAGCTGTTTGGCTCACGCGAAATGCTGATTGAGCAAAATAGCTTACTGACTCGCGTTCAGGAAGAGCTGGCGCTGTTGATCGAGTCGGAATCGGCATTAGAGCAAGATTATCAAGCGGCGTCGGATCACTTGCAGTTGGTGCAAAACGCCTTGCGTCAGCAAGAGAAGATCGAGCGTTATCAAGAAGATCTTGAAGAACTGAACGAGCGTCTCGAAGAGCAGAGTATGGTCGTTGAGGAGGCGCAAGAGCGCGTATTGATGGCCGAAGAGCAGGCAACAGTTGCCGAAGAAGAGGTGGATAGCCTCAAGACTCAGCTCGCTGACTATCAGCAGGCGCTGGATGTGCAACAAACGCGTGCTCTTCAATATCAGCAAGCGGTGCAAGCGCTGGAAAAAGCCAAACTGCTGCTTGGTAACGATGAACTGAGCGCGGAAAGTGCGCAGTCAATGGTTGCTCAGCTCAAAGAGAGCGAAGCGCAACAAACCCAAGCCCTATTAGCACTTAAACACAAGCTGGATATGTCTTCGGCCGCTGCGCAGCAGTTTGAAACAGCGCTCAAGTGGTTACAAAGTATCACTGGTCCCGTTGAGCGTGCGTCAGCGGCAGAGAAGGCTCGCAGCGTCATGCAACAAGCGCGTGCGGCGCAGCAGTTGCTGAGCAATGAATCTCAGTGGCGTGCACAGTATCGTGATTTGGAACGTAGCCTGAACGCACAGCGTCAAGCCCAAGAAATGGCGGATGAATACCGCAAGCAACACAATGTTTCGCTAAGCGATGAGCTGGTGTTCGAGCAAGAGCGTGAGCGTCACCACGAGCTGATTGATTCTCTGGAGATGAGCTTAGAAGAAGCTCGTGAACAGCGCAGTGAGCAGCGCCGTCTAGAACAAGACACCCGCGCTGAGATCGCACATTTGCAAGCGCTCGCGCCGAGTTGGATTGCGGCCAATGATGCGCTGGAGAAACTCCGAGAGCAAAGTGGTGCCGAGCTTGCCGACAGCCAATCGGTGATGTCACAGATGCAGATGGTGCTCGAGCGCGAAAAAACGCTGTCGCTGAGCAAAGACAAATTGGCAGAGCGTCGCGCCAAGCTCGAAAGCGAGATTGAGCGTTTGGCATCGCCAGGCGGCTCGAACGATCCGCGCCTGAAAGGTTTGGCGGATACACTCGGTGGTGTGCTGCTAGCGGAGATTTACGATGACATCACCATTGATGATGCGCCGTACTTTAGTGCCATGTACGGCCCAGCGCGCCACGCCATCGTAGTCTCTGATCTGTCCGGCATCGAAGATAAATTGGTTGAGTTGGACGACTGTCCCGAAGACCTTTACATCATCGAAGGGGATATCGACGCCTTTGATGACAGCTCCTTCAACGCCGAAGAGCTGCATGGTGCGGTATGCGTGCGCCTGAATGAGCGTCAAATGCGTTACTCGCGCTTGCCGGAAATTCCTCTTTTTGGCCGCGCAGCGCGTGAGCAGCGTTTAGAATTGCTGCGAAGCGAGCGTGAAGAGGTGGTTGAGCAGCATGCCAAAGCGGCGTTTGATGCGCAGAAAATGCAGCGTCTGTTCCAAGCCTTCAACCAGTTTGTTGCTGAACACATCCAAGTGGCGTTTGCTGCTGACCCAGAGCTGGCGCTAAGTAAAGCGCGTGATACGTACAACCAGTTGACTCGCACCTTGAGTGAGCTGGAAGGCAAAGAGCAACAATACCGCACGCAGATCAGTAGCAGTAAGCAAGCCTTGGTGCTACTAGATAAACTTGCGCCGAACATGCGATTGGTTGAAGACGAGACGATCGAAGCGCGTTTTGCCGAAGTTGAAGCACAAATCAGCCAACTTACTCAAGCGAAAGCCTTTATTAGCGAGCATGGAAAAGCGGTCGTGGAACTGGAAAAAATGGCTTCGGTGCTGGAGGCTGACCCAGAGCAGTTTGACGCGCTTGAGGCCCAGTTTGCAAGCGCCGACCTCGCTCTGCAAGAACTGAAAAAGCAGATTTTTGCGCTGTCGGATCTGGTGGAACGTCGCCACTACTTTGCTTATTCCGATTCGGTTGATCTGCTTAACCAAGGCAGCGAGCTCAGTGAGCAGCTTCGCGGCAAATTGGTGGCAGCGGAGCGCAGCCGTACACGTTATCGCGAAGAGTTGAAACAAGCCCAAGGGCAAATGAATCAGTACAATCAGGTGCTTGCTTCACTGAAGAGCTCGTATCAAGCCAAACTGGAAACGGTGCAAGAGTTTAAGCAAGAGTTGGCAGAGTTTGGTGTGCACGCTGATGAAGGCGCGCAAGAGCGAGCCATTCGTCGTCGTGATGAACTGCATGAGCGCCTACACACTTCGCGCAGTCGCAAGAGTGAATACGAGCGCACCATCACCTCGACCGAGCTTGAAATGAAAGGCCTCGCCAAGCGTCTGAAAAAAGTGCAGAAAGATTACAGTGATCTGCGTACCTTTGTTGTGGCCGCCAAAGCAGGTTGGTGCTCGGTATTGCGTTTAGCTCGTGAAAATGACGTTGAACGTCGCCTGCACAAACGTGAGCTCGCTTACCTTTCCGCCGATGAGCTGCGCTCAATGTCGGATAAATCGCTTGGCGCATTGCGTTTAGCGGTGGCGAATAACGACGATCTGCGTGACGCGCTGCGCTTGTCGGAAGACAACTCGCGGCCAGAGCGCAAAGTCCTGTTCTACATTGCGGTCTATCAGCATCTGCGTGAGCGCATCCGCCAAGACATCATTCGTACCGATGATCCGGTAGAAGCGATTGAAGAGATGGAAGTGGAACTGGCTCGTTTGACTGAAGAATTGACGCTGCGTGAAAACCGCCTAGCGATCAGTTCTGAATCGGTGGCGAGTATTATCCAGAAAACCATTCAACGTGAGCAAAACCGTATCCGCATGCTGAACCAAGGCTTGTCCAACATCGCCTTTGGTCAGGTGAAAGGGGTGCGACTGAATGTCAAAGTGCGGGAAAGCCATGAAGTGTTGCTGAACGGTTTAGCAGCGCAGCAAGAACAGCACAAAGATCTGTTTGAATCGCCGCGTTATACCTTCTCGGAAGCGATGGCGAAACTGTTCCAACGCGTCAATCCACACATTGATATGGGCCAACGTTCGCCACAAGTACTTGGTGAAGAGCTGCTTGATTACCGCAATTACCTTGAGTTGAGCATTGAGGTCAACCGTGGTTCAGACGGTTGGTTACAAGCCGAATCGGGCGCGCTATCGACCGGTGAAGCGATCGGTACTGGTCAGTCGATTTTGCTGATGGTGGTGCAAAGCTGGGAAGAGGAGTCGCGTCGTCTGCGCAGCAAAGATATTGTCCCTTGTCGCTTGCTGTTCTTGGATGAAGCTGCGCGTCTTGATGCGAAATCGATCTCGACGCTGTTCGAGCTGTGTGATCGTCTCGACATGCAACTTTTGATCGCCGCGCCTGAGAACATCAGCCCAGAGAAGGGCACAACCTATAAACTGGTGCGCAAAGTGTTTAAAGATCATGAACACGTGCATGTGGTTGGGCTGCGCGGATTTGGTCAAGAGAGAAAGCCAAAGAGCGAGGCTCAGGAGCTGTTGGAAGCCTTCTAATCTTTGCAATGTAAGTTAAACACCCGCCCGATATGGCGGGTGTTTTTGATCTTGGCGGCAACTAAAAGCAAACAATGCCGATCATCACTGCATGTTCGCTGCCAATTGCAACTGTTTGTTATGTAAACGGGATGTTAATATACGCCAGCGATGACAGAGGAAGATGCAATGAATGCACTGGTGAAACCCGAAACGGATATCCATTTTGAAGCAACACCCGCTCAGGCAGCCAATGAGCTTGAGTCTTGGTTTGATGCGCTCAAGCGCGCTTATCAGCAAGATCCAATGCCAAGTTTTAGCCAAAGGAAGCAGCGGTTGCTGGCGCTGAAAAAACAGTTAAGTCGCTATCAAGATGTGCTTGCGCAGGCGATGAGTGACGATTTTTCTGGCCGCAGCGTAACTGAGTCGAAAATGGCTGACGTACTCGCGCCGATTTTAGACATCAACCACGTCGTGCGTCATTTAAAAGGTTGGATGAAACCGCGCCGCCGCGCCACAGAGCTGATGTTTAAGGGCAATAAACTGGAGCTGCGTTATCAGCCCAAAGGGGTGGTGGGGATCATTTGTCCGTGGAATTTTCCGATTTATCTTTCTGTTGGGCCACTTATCACCGCCTTGGCGGCAGGCAATCGCTGCATGATAAAAATGCCGCCAAACTGCCCGAAAACCAGCCAAATCTTGAGGCAGATGTTGAGTGAGATTTTCCCGCAGGACTTGGTTTGTGTGGTGGATGGCACTCACCCTCAAGCGATGCAGATCTCCCATTTGCCGTTTAACCACTTGGTGTTTACCGGATCGCCAGCCAGCGGACGGGTTATCATGGCGAATGCGGCTGCCAATCTCACCCCAGTGACTTTGGAGCTCGGTGGTAAATCGCCAGCCATTGTGCTGGATGACTTTGATATCACTCAGGCGGCGCAGCGTATCGCCCATGGTAAAGGGTTTAATGCAGGGCAGATTTGCATCGCACCTGACTATGCCTTTGTACCGCAAGCGAAAATGGCCGAATTTGTGGCGGCGATGAAACAAGCGCACAGTAAAGTGTATCGCCAGCTTTCTGGTAATCAGGATTACACCTCGCTGGTGGATGAGGCGCAATAT
This Vibrio navarrensis DNA region includes the following protein-coding sequences:
- the mukB gene encoding chromosome partition protein MukB, whose product is MIERGKYQSLTMVNWNGFFARTFDIDGLVTTLSGGNGAGKSTTMAAFITALIPDQSLLHFRNTTEAGSSQASRDKGLYGKLQPGACYAALDVVNSRNQRLLFAVKLQQVAGRDKKVDIKPFVIQGLPSHVKPTDVLIETVSSTQARVRQLNDVKECVGQFEGAHFKSFPSIVDYHSQMFEFGVIPKKLRNSSDRSKFYRLIEASLYGGISSAITRSLRDYLLPQNGGVKKAFQDMESALRENRMTLEAIKTTQADRDLFKHLITESTNYVAADYMRHANDRRNKLEQTLSLRSELFGSREMLIEQNSLLTRVQEELALLIESESALEQDYQAASDHLQLVQNALRQQEKIERYQEDLEELNERLEEQSMVVEEAQERVLMAEEQATVAEEEVDSLKTQLADYQQALDVQQTRALQYQQAVQALEKAKLLLGNDELSAESAQSMVAQLKESEAQQTQALLALKHKLDMSSAAAQQFETALKWLQSITGPVERASAAEKARSVMQQARAAQQLLSNESQWRAQYRDLERSLNAQRQAQEMADEYRKQHNVSLSDELVFEQERERHHELIDSLEMSLEEAREQRSEQRRLEQDTRAEIAHLQALAPSWIAANDALEKLREQSGAELADSQSVMSQMQMVLEREKTLSLSKDKLAERRAKLESEIERLASPGGSNDPRLKGLADTLGGVLLAEIYDDITIDDAPYFSAMYGPARHAIVVSDLSGIEDKLVELDDCPEDLYIIEGDIDAFDDSSFNAEELHGAVCVRLNERQMRYSRLPEIPLFGRAAREQRLELLRSEREEVVEQHAKAAFDAQKMQRLFQAFNQFVAEHIQVAFAADPELALSKARDTYNQLTRTLSELEGKEQQYRTQISSSKQALVLLDKLAPNMRLVEDETIEARFAEVEAQISQLTQAKAFISEHGKAVVELEKMASVLEADPEQFDALEAQFASADLALQELKKQIFALSDLVERRHYFAYSDSVDLLNQGSELSEQLRGKLVAAERSRTRYREELKQAQGQMNQYNQVLASLKSSYQAKLETVQEFKQELAEFGVHADEGAQERAIRRRDELHERLHTSRSRKSEYERTITSTELEMKGLAKRLKKVQKDYSDLRTFVVAAKAGWCSVLRLARENDVERRLHKRELAYLSADELRSMSDKSLGALRLAVANNDDLRDALRLSEDNSRPERKVLFYIAVYQHLRERIRQDIIRTDDPVEAIEEMEVELARLTEELTLRENRLAISSESVASIIQKTIQREQNRIRMLNQGLSNIAFGQVKGVRLNVKVRESHEVLLNGLAAQQEQHKDLFESPRYTFSEAMAKLFQRVNPHIDMGQRSPQVLGEELLDYRNYLELSIEVNRGSDGWLQAESGALSTGEAIGTGQSILLMVVQSWEEESRRLRSKDIVPCRLLFLDEAARLDAKSISTLFELCDRLDMQLLIAAPENISPEKGTTYKLVRKVFKDHEHVHVVGLRGFGQERKPKSEAQELLEAF
- a CDS encoding coniferyl aldehyde dehydrogenase, yielding MNALVKPETDIHFEATPAQAANELESWFDALKRAYQQDPMPSFSQRKQRLLALKKQLSRYQDVLAQAMSDDFSGRSVTESKMADVLAPILDINHVVRHLKGWMKPRRRATELMFKGNKLELRYQPKGVVGIICPWNFPIYLSVGPLITALAAGNRCMIKMPPNCPKTSQILRQMLSEIFPQDLVCVVDGTHPQAMQISHLPFNHLVFTGSPASGRVIMANAAANLTPVTLELGGKSPAIVLDDFDITQAAQRIAHGKGFNAGQICIAPDYAFVPQAKMAEFVAAMKQAHSKVYRQLSGNQDYTSLVDEAQYQRFHQLLEDAREKGAEITQCLEYGDGRQTPLYVVTQLTPQMRICQEEIFGPLLPVHGYQDVQEVVDYINQRPRPLACYLFSHDEAQREQILAQTHSGGVTINDWGWHVMNHSVPFGGIGNSGIGNYHGEEGFRELSHARSVLLMRDWFPISLFSPPYGRLIQKLVLRLFVGKADRNL